In Halobaculum sp. XH14, a single genomic region encodes these proteins:
- a CDS encoding DNA topoisomerase I → MELIITEKDNAARRIAEILSGEPFDTERRAGVNVYRWGGTRCIGLSGHVVGVDFPPEYDDWRDVEPVELIDAPVQKRETQENIVRALRLLARKADRVVVATDYDREGELIGKEAYELVREANEDVPVDRVRFSSITKREVTDAFENPDDIDFDLAAAGEARQVIDLVWGAALTRFLSLSARQLGDDFISVGRVQGPTLKLIVDREREIQAFDPEDYWELFADLLKRQGGDGDGDDEVGAEFEAQYFYEAEDGTEAERVWDEATAEAVYEVLEGAESATVDSVRRRNRTDEPPAPFNTTQFIRAASSLGYSAQRAMSMAEDLYTAGFITYPRTDNTVYPEDLDERELLEAFSGTRQFGEDADALLDLEELTPTEGDEETTDHPPIHPTGELPSASEISEDEWEVFELVVRRFFATVAEDAEWEHLRVVTEVAADGGAGPNDGPLSLKSNGKRLVEEGYHAVYPYFSTNESFVPDVSEGEELGVTDTRFEAKQTQPPRRYGQSRLIETMEDMGIGTKATRHDVIQKLYDRGYIESDPPRPTKLAEAVVEASETFADRIVSDEMTAQLEADMQAIAAGEKGYEEVTRESREILETVFDGLTESSDEVGDMLQKSLKADKRLGPCPDCGEDLLVRKSRHGSYFVGCDGYPDCTYTLPLPSTGKPLILEEECEEHGLSHVKMLAGRKTFVHGCPQCKADEADEEEDEVIGVCPECGEAEGGELAIKRLRSGSRLVGCTRYPDCDYSLPLPRRGEIEITDETCEEHDLPHLVVHSGDEPWELGCPICNYREYQARENGSELEAIQGIGEKTAEKLKEAGVEDVESLKDSEPDDLAAEVEGVGADTVRDWQAKAD, encoded by the coding sequence ATGGAACTCATCATCACCGAGAAGGACAACGCCGCGAGGCGGATCGCCGAGATCCTCTCGGGCGAGCCTTTCGACACCGAGCGCCGGGCCGGTGTCAACGTCTACCGGTGGGGCGGGACCCGGTGTATCGGGCTCTCGGGCCACGTCGTCGGGGTGGACTTCCCGCCCGAGTACGACGACTGGCGGGACGTCGAGCCCGTCGAACTCATCGACGCGCCCGTCCAGAAGCGCGAGACCCAGGAGAACATCGTCCGGGCGCTGCGCCTGCTCGCCCGAAAGGCCGACCGGGTCGTCGTGGCGACCGACTACGACCGCGAGGGCGAACTCATCGGGAAGGAGGCGTACGAACTCGTGCGCGAGGCGAACGAGGACGTGCCGGTCGACCGCGTGCGCTTCTCCTCGATCACGAAACGGGAGGTGACGGACGCGTTCGAGAACCCGGACGACATCGACTTCGATCTGGCGGCCGCCGGCGAGGCCCGGCAGGTCATCGACCTCGTGTGGGGCGCGGCGCTGACGCGGTTCCTCTCGCTGTCGGCCCGCCAGCTCGGCGACGACTTCATCTCCGTGGGTCGGGTGCAGGGGCCGACGCTGAAGCTCATCGTCGACCGCGAGCGCGAGATCCAGGCGTTCGACCCCGAGGACTACTGGGAGCTGTTCGCCGACCTGCTGAAGCGGCAGGGTGGCGACGGTGACGGCGACGACGAGGTGGGCGCGGAGTTCGAGGCGCAGTACTTCTACGAGGCAGAGGACGGCACCGAGGCCGAGCGCGTCTGGGACGAGGCGACCGCGGAGGCGGTCTACGAGGTGCTGGAGGGGGCCGAGTCCGCGACGGTCGACTCGGTGCGCCGGCGGAACAGGACCGACGAGCCGCCCGCGCCGTTCAACACGACCCAGTTCATCCGCGCCGCGTCGTCGCTCGGTTACTCGGCCCAGCGCGCGATGAGCATGGCCGAGGACCTCTACACGGCCGGGTTCATCACCTACCCGCGGACGGACAACACCGTCTACCCCGAGGACCTCGACGAGCGGGAGTTGCTGGAGGCGTTCTCCGGGACGCGGCAGTTCGGCGAGGACGCCGACGCGCTGCTCGACCTGGAGGAGCTCACCCCGACCGAGGGCGACGAGGAGACGACCGACCACCCGCCCATCCACCCGACGGGCGAACTCCCGTCTGCCTCCGAGATCTCCGAGGACGAGTGGGAGGTGTTCGAACTCGTCGTGCGTCGCTTCTTCGCCACGGTCGCGGAGGACGCCGAGTGGGAGCACCTGCGCGTCGTGACGGAGGTTGCAGCGGATGGGGGAGCGGGACCGAACGACGGCCCGCTCTCGCTGAAGTCCAACGGCAAGCGGCTGGTGGAGGAGGGGTACCACGCCGTCTACCCGTACTTCTCGACGAACGAGAGCTTCGTGCCGGACGTCTCGGAGGGCGAGGAACTCGGCGTGACCGACACCCGGTTCGAGGCGAAGCAGACCCAGCCCCCGCGCCGGTACGGCCAGTCGCGGCTCATCGAGACGATGGAGGACATGGGCATCGGGACGAAGGCGACCCGGCACGACGTCATCCAGAAGCTGTACGACCGGGGGTACATCGAGAGCGACCCGCCGCGCCCGACGAAGCTCGCCGAGGCGGTGGTGGAGGCGAGCGAGACGTTCGCCGACCGCATCGTCTCCGACGAGATGACCGCCCAGCTGGAGGCGGACATGCAGGCAATCGCCGCGGGCGAGAAGGGGTACGAGGAGGTGACACGGGAGTCGCGGGAGATCCTGGAGACCGTGTTCGACGGGCTGACCGAGTCGAGCGACGAGGTGGGCGACATGCTCCAGAAGTCGCTGAAGGCGGACAAGCGACTCGGCCCGTGTCCCGACTGCGGCGAGGACCTGCTGGTGCGCAAGTCCCGGCACGGCTCGTACTTCGTCGGCTGTGACGGCTACCCGGACTGTACGTACACGCTCCCGCTGCCCTCGACGGGCAAGCCCCTGATCCTGGAGGAGGAGTGTGAGGAGCACGGGCTGAGCCACGTGAAGATGCTCGCCGGCCGGAAGACGTTCGTCCACGGCTGCCCGCAGTGCAAGGCCGACGAGGCCGACGAGGAGGAGGACGAGGTCATCGGCGTCTGTCCGGAGTGTGGCGAGGCGGAGGGCGGCGAGTTGGCCATCAAGCGCCTCCGGTCGGGGTCGCGGCTCGTCGGCTGTACGCGCTACCCCGACTGCGACTACTCGCTCCCGCTGCCGCGCCGCGGCGAGATCGAGATCACCGACGAGACGTGCGAGGAGCACGACCTCCCGCACCTGGTGGTCCACTCGGGCGACGAGCCGTGGGAACTCGGCTGTCCCATCTGCAACTACCGCGAGTACCAGGCCCGGGAGAACGGCTCCGAGCTCGAGGCGATCCAGGGCATCGGCGAGAAGACCGCCGAGAAGCTGAAGGAGGCGGGCGTGGAGGACGTGGAGTCGCTGAAGGACAGCGAGCCGGACGACCTGGCCGCCGAGGTGGAGGGCGTCGGCGCGGACACGGTGCGGGACTGGCAGGCGAAGGCGGACTAG
- a CDS encoding phosphoglycerol geranylgeranyltransferase produces the protein MSTPWTDWDHVLKVDPDKDLRDGDTFADVCETGTDAIEIGGTLDITADKMQRVVDACEAYDVPLYQEPSNPGVVIDDDALDGYLVPTVFNAGGPFWITGAHKEWVRIDNGLDWERTHTEAYIVLNPEASVAQLTDADCDLSADDVAAYARVAERMFGQEIVYVEYSGTFGDTETVGAARAALDDATLFYGGGIHDYDSAHEMGKHADTIVVGDLLHDEGVDAVRETVEGVRDAHAELADV, from the coding sequence ATGAGCACGCCCTGGACGGACTGGGACCACGTCCTGAAGGTGGACCCGGACAAGGACCTGCGGGACGGCGACACCTTCGCGGACGTCTGCGAGACGGGCACCGACGCCATCGAGATCGGCGGCACCCTCGACATCACCGCCGACAAGATGCAGCGCGTCGTCGACGCCTGCGAGGCGTACGACGTCCCGCTGTACCAGGAGCCCTCGAACCCCGGCGTCGTCATCGACGACGACGCGCTCGACGGCTACCTCGTCCCGACGGTGTTCAACGCGGGCGGGCCGTTCTGGATCACCGGCGCGCACAAGGAGTGGGTCCGCATCGACAACGGCCTCGACTGGGAGCGCACCCACACCGAGGCGTACATCGTCCTGAACCCCGAGGCCTCCGTCGCCCAGTTGACCGACGCCGACTGCGACCTCTCGGCCGACGACGTGGCCGCCTACGCCCGCGTCGCCGAGCGGATGTTCGGCCAGGAGATCGTCTACGTCGAGTACTCGGGCACCTTCGGCGACACGGAGACGGTCGGCGCGGCACGGGCGGCACTCGACGACGCGACGCTGTTTTACGGCGGCGGCATCCACGACTACGACTCGGCACACGAGATGGGAAAACACGCCGACACCATCGTCGTCGGCGACCTGCTCCACGACGAGGGCGTCGACGCGGTCCGCGAGACCGTCGAGGGCGTGCGGGACGCCCACGCCGAACTGGCGGACGTCTGA
- a CDS encoding DUF5615 family PIN-like protein, whose amino-acid sequence MIYADENVWLPVVEGLRRRGWDVTTAREEDTIGDEDEAQLRYAAARGWVVLTFDDDFLGLVETEFVDIDHAGVIYVPQYGNGVGELVRRVDSTLERNADRDLTDEVLYA is encoded by the coding sequence GTGATCTACGCGGACGAGAACGTCTGGCTTCCGGTCGTCGAGGGACTCCGCCGTCGTGGATGGGACGTGACGACAGCGAGAGAGGAGGACACCATCGGAGACGAGGATGAAGCGCAACTTCGATACGCCGCGGCACGCGGCTGGGTGGTGCTCACGTTCGACGACGACTTCCTCGGTCTCGTCGAGACGGAGTTCGTCGACATCGACCATGCAGGGGTGATTTACGTTCCACAGTACGGAAACGGCGTCGGCGAACTCGTGCGCCGCGTCGATTCGACGCTCGAACGGAACGCCGACCGCGACCTAACGGACGAAGTGTTGTACGCGTAG
- a CDS encoding Lrp/AsnC family transcriptional regulator — translation MPKRELDELDGYIIYRLQGDARTTSAAEIAEDFGVSPSTVRNRIKRLEEDEVIRGSHVDIDYELVGYQLFTIIFCTAPIPQREELAREALEVPGVVSVRELMTGEENLHVVAVGRSGDDLSRIGRDLSGLGLEIVEEELVHNEYTCPFHWFDPDCEDETAGDEE, via the coding sequence ATGCCGAAGCGCGAGTTGGACGAGCTCGACGGGTACATCATCTACCGGCTGCAGGGGGATGCCCGGACCACGTCGGCCGCGGAGATCGCGGAGGACTTCGGGGTCTCCCCGAGCACGGTGCGGAACCGGATCAAGCGACTCGAGGAGGACGAGGTGATCCGCGGGAGCCACGTCGACATCGACTACGAGCTGGTCGGCTACCAGCTGTTCACGATCATCTTCTGTACCGCGCCCATCCCCCAGCGCGAGGAGCTTGCGCGTGAGGCGCTCGAGGTGCCGGGCGTCGTGTCCGTCCGCGAACTGATGACCGGCGAGGAGAACCTCCACGTCGTCGCGGTCGGGCGGAGCGGCGACGACCTCAGCCGAATCGGGCGCGACCTCTCGGGACTGGGCCTCGAAATCGTCGAGGAGGAACTCGTCCACAACGAGTACACCTGCCCGTTCCACTGGTTCGACCCGGACTGCGAGGACGAGACGGCGGGCGACGAGGAGTAG
- a CDS encoding polymer-forming cytoskeletal protein produces the protein MRLLTALLVLLLVASGPAAAQESSVGGTVVVGEGETVRGLDAVGGTVVVHGTVDGDLNAVGGTVLVSPTGVVTGDLAGAAGAVTIEGRVDGVVELGTGAFALRESGAVGGDLTVGAGEALIDGAVAGDVAVGADRVRIGPTATVGGDVAYDSPDFASRATASPGRSTSATSARASASSTSSPSPSRRG, from the coding sequence GTGCGGCTACTCACGGCGCTTCTCGTGCTCCTTCTGGTTGCGAGCGGGCCGGCGGCAGCACAGGAGTCGAGCGTCGGCGGCACCGTCGTCGTCGGGGAGGGCGAGACGGTCCGCGGCCTCGACGCGGTCGGCGGCACGGTGGTCGTCCACGGGACGGTCGACGGGGACCTGAACGCCGTCGGCGGCACGGTGCTCGTCTCGCCCACCGGCGTCGTCACCGGCGACCTCGCCGGCGCGGCCGGCGCGGTGACCATCGAGGGCCGCGTGGACGGGGTCGTCGAACTCGGGACCGGAGCGTTCGCGCTGCGCGAGTCGGGCGCCGTCGGCGGCGACCTGACCGTCGGCGCCGGGGAGGCGCTCATCGACGGCGCGGTCGCGGGCGACGTGGCCGTCGGCGCGGACCGCGTCCGCATCGGCCCCACCGCCACAGTCGGCGGCGACGTGGCGTACGACTCGCCCGACTTCGCCTCGAGGGCGACGGCGTCGCCGGGTCGGTCGACCAGCGCGACCTCGGCGCGAGCGTCGGCGAGTTCGACCTCGTCCCCGTCGCCGTCCCGTCGTGGCTGA
- a CDS encoding DUF7389 domain-containing protein: MKEELETGEVYVRVRSTRGTDTRDQDEVIVAATYDSMDEAEDESDRLNALLAERIGAARDVQPDDEGGRKSGAEPRGDAGAVDATPPAEREPTIDGDGEVSKVYVGQGSGIGGASWVPLPREVVFEEIAPMVRRNRVDDDSAPHVKMNFSSDVPISGWTNVDPDVVREVIMPLIDRHRTADT, from the coding sequence ATGAAGGAGGAACTCGAGACGGGCGAGGTGTACGTCCGGGTCCGCTCGACCCGCGGGACCGACACCCGGGACCAGGACGAGGTGATCGTCGCGGCCACCTACGACAGCATGGACGAGGCCGAGGACGAGTCCGACCGGCTGAACGCGCTGCTCGCGGAGCGCATCGGGGCCGCGCGGGACGTCCAGCCCGACGACGAGGGCGGGCGAAAATCCGGCGCCGAACCGCGTGGTGACGCCGGGGCCGTTGACGCCACGCCGCCGGCCGAACGGGAGCCGACCATCGACGGGGACGGCGAGGTCTCGAAGGTGTACGTCGGGCAGGGCTCGGGCATCGGCGGCGCGAGCTGGGTGCCGCTGCCGCGCGAGGTCGTGTTCGAGGAGATCGCCCCGATGGTCCGGCGGAACCGCGTGGACGACGACTCGGCCCCGCACGTCAAGATGAACTTCTCCAGCGACGTGCCGATCAGCGGCTGGACGAACGTCGACCCCGACGTGGTCCGGGAGGTCATCATGCCGCTCATCGACCGGCATCGGACGGCCGACACGTAG
- a CDS encoding MoxR family ATPase: MAYDGPRVFLVPSSGDAARDNLERTVLEGISSEVLGEFTDREFPDGLVPIWGTKEGNKSTWDQIESGDYLLYYRTGVYDYAARVLGTETNEPLGKELWPNYEEGDPWRYIIYLDQVTEVDVPRDEINDLAGYSDSFAPRGFQTLNDMGVGGIRGKYGSVEKLTGESRGYVEAGDVETAADLHVDLPESLLSDLHFPGDQGEEIVEQLTSALNAGKHVIFTGPPGTGKTEIARLTCKYLESEQDSLFTGYQMTTATADWSTFETVGGYMPNESGSGELEFEPGQILRRFKRNGVQQNEPLIVDEINRADIDKSFGQLFTLLSGQAVQLPFKRDGEEIEVLRGEEFDGELASHRYVKPASWRLFATMNSYDKTSLYELSYAFMRRFAFIHVDAPTIPGEDEQEEFVREYAETWGIDAEPETLQGVGAVWRAANTAVEDRKIGPAIIKDLLTHVHGSNGDRREALTQAVANYVYPQLEGVPRRKRIVEEIASTDAVNGVELRKLARSVLSVTPDE, from the coding sequence ATGGCATACGACGGGCCCAGGGTCTTTCTCGTACCGTCGAGCGGCGACGCTGCCCGCGACAACCTCGAACGGACCGTTCTGGAGGGGATCTCCTCTGAGGTGCTGGGAGAGTTTACCGACCGGGAGTTCCCCGATGGCCTCGTTCCTATCTGGGGAACTAAGGAGGGAAACAAGTCGACGTGGGACCAGATCGAGTCCGGTGATTATCTCCTCTACTACCGGACCGGCGTGTACGACTACGCCGCCCGCGTCCTCGGAACCGAGACGAACGAACCACTCGGCAAGGAACTCTGGCCGAACTACGAGGAGGGAGACCCGTGGCGCTACATCATTTATCTCGATCAGGTTACCGAGGTCGACGTCCCACGCGACGAGATCAACGACCTCGCCGGCTATTCGGACTCGTTTGCGCCCCGTGGCTTTCAGACGCTCAACGACATGGGCGTCGGCGGAATTCGAGGAAAGTACGGTTCCGTCGAGAAGTTGACTGGCGAATCGAGGGGCTACGTGGAGGCCGGTGACGTCGAAACGGCTGCTGACCTTCACGTGGACCTTCCTGAGAGCCTGCTCTCGGACCTCCACTTCCCCGGGGACCAGGGCGAGGAGATCGTCGAGCAACTCACCTCCGCGCTCAACGCCGGTAAACACGTCATCTTCACCGGCCCGCCGGGGACCGGCAAGACCGAAATCGCCCGGCTGACCTGCAAGTATCTCGAATCCGAACAGGACTCGCTGTTCACCGGCTACCAGATGACGACCGCGACTGCCGACTGGTCGACGTTCGAGACCGTCGGTGGATACATGCCGAACGAGTCGGGGAGCGGCGAACTGGAGTTCGAACCGGGACAGATCCTCCGGCGGTTCAAACGGAACGGCGTCCAGCAAAACGAGCCGCTGATCGTCGACGAGATCAACCGTGCCGACATCGACAAGTCGTTCGGGCAGTTGTTCACCCTGCTGTCCGGTCAGGCCGTCCAGCTTCCGTTCAAGCGCGACGGCGAGGAGATCGAGGTGCTTCGCGGGGAGGAGTTCGACGGCGAACTCGCCTCCCACCGGTACGTGAAGCCGGCCTCCTGGCGGCTGTTCGCGACGATGAACAGCTACGACAAGACCTCGCTGTACGAGCTTTCGTACGCGTTCATGCGACGGTTCGCGTTCATCCACGTCGACGCCCCGACGATACCCGGCGAGGACGAGCAGGAAGAGTTTGTCCGCGAGTACGCCGAGACGTGGGGAATCGACGCCGAACCCGAGACACTCCAGGGCGTCGGGGCGGTCTGGCGGGCCGCGAACACCGCCGTCGAGGACCGGAAGATCGGCCCTGCCATCATCAAGGACCTGCTCACGCACGTCCACGGCTCGAACGGCGACAGGCGCGAGGCGCTGACGCAGGCGGTCGCTAACTACGTCTACCCGCAACTCGAAGGTGTCCCCCGTCGGAAGCGAATCGTCGAGGAGATCGCCTCGACGGACGCGGTGAACGGGGTCGAACTCCGGAAACTGGCCCGGAGCGTCCTGAGCGTGACGCCGGATGAATAG
- a CDS encoding DUF433 domain-containing protein, with product MTEIVRDDAHSDGAPTIDGTGIRVINVASAYVHSGYSPDEIVDFYPSLSLADVHSALAYYYDHVDEFDVESARNERDGEGGAGNEETPA from the coding sequence ATGACCGAAATCGTCAGGGACGACGCTCACAGCGACGGGGCACCCACCATCGATGGCACCGGCATCCGGGTCATCAACGTGGCGAGCGCCTACGTCCACAGCGGCTACTCCCCCGACGAGATCGTGGACTTCTACCCCTCGCTCTCGCTGGCAGACGTCCACTCGGCGCTGGCGTACTACTACGACCACGTCGACGAGTTCGACGTCGAGTCGGCGAGGAACGAACGCGACGGCGAGGGCGGCGCGGGCAACGAGGAAACGCCTGCGTGA
- a CDS encoding serine hydrolase, whose product MHTTAERAVGDLVRRTMRRDRLPGVSVAVLEDDSITFADGFGSRDLAGNRPATPDTLYGIGSVTKSVTALAVVQLQESGMLSVEDPVSEHLDVDLPDDSAEPVRLRHLLTHSSGYPSLGVSEALIARRLRRGTDTLALSDEADFHAHLAGAADERAAAPGERFAYCNSGYTLLGEVIEACTGKPFDEYVTSHVFDPLGMERATFDDTEFAMDDDHMTQYLHEEGDLVAASLPVRERSRAAGGILTSVRELADYLRLHLNGGVVDGDRLLSESSVDALHEGRVDTPSGPYGFGWRTREACGRDLVGHSGSIAVSSAYVGFSPAEGIGIAVAANASPEYPLAHLGMGVFAAVLGEDPEEAVPFFERRARFDRLSGEYASYRGIKRAVVARDGGTLRLDLGGALGGTGTALIPDEDGNQYEFHALDDAGNREPVEFRVDDGDDVDLLYDRWHFHKVADGVPDLD is encoded by the coding sequence ATGCACACGACCGCTGAGCGGGCCGTGGGGGACCTCGTGCGACGGACGATGCGCCGCGATCGGTTGCCGGGCGTCAGCGTCGCCGTCCTCGAGGACGATTCGATCACCTTCGCCGACGGCTTCGGCTCCCGGGACCTCGCGGGCAACCGCCCGGCGACGCCTGATACGCTGTACGGGATCGGCTCGGTCACCAAGTCGGTCACCGCACTCGCGGTCGTGCAGTTGCAGGAGTCCGGGATGCTCTCCGTCGAGGACCCCGTGAGCGAGCACCTCGACGTCGACCTCCCCGACGATTCTGCCGAACCCGTCCGACTCCGGCACCTGCTCACCCACTCGTCGGGCTACCCGTCGCTCGGCGTCAGCGAGGCGCTCATCGCCCGGCGCCTGCGCCGCGGCACCGACACGCTCGCGCTCTCGGACGAGGCCGACTTCCACGCGCATCTCGCGGGCGCGGCCGACGAACGCGCCGCAGCCCCGGGCGAGCGGTTCGCCTACTGCAACAGCGGCTACACCCTGCTCGGCGAGGTAATCGAGGCGTGTACGGGCAAGCCGTTCGACGAGTACGTCACCTCGCACGTGTTCGACCCGCTGGGGATGGAGCGCGCGACGTTCGACGACACCGAGTTCGCGATGGACGACGACCACATGACCCAGTACCTCCACGAGGAGGGCGACCTCGTGGCCGCCTCGCTCCCCGTCCGCGAGCGCTCGCGGGCCGCCGGGGGCATCCTCACCTCCGTCCGCGAACTCGCGGACTACCTCCGCCTCCACCTGAACGGCGGCGTAGTCGACGGCGACCGACTCCTCTCGGAGTCGAGCGTCGACGCGCTCCACGAGGGCCGGGTCGACACGCCGTCGGGGCCGTACGGCTTCGGCTGGCGGACCCGGGAGGCGTGCGGTCGGGACCTCGTGGGACACTCCGGCTCGATCGCCGTCTCCAGCGCCTACGTCGGCTTCTCGCCGGCGGAGGGGATCGGCATCGCCGTCGCCGCGAACGCCTCGCCGGAGTACCCGCTCGCACATCTCGGGATGGGCGTCTTCGCCGCCGTGCTGGGCGAGGACCCCGAGGAGGCCGTCCCGTTCTTCGAGCGTCGCGCCCGCTTCGACCGGCTCTCGGGCGAGTACGCCTCCTACAGGGGGATCAAGCGCGCCGTCGTCGCCCGCGACGGCGGCACGCTCCGGCTCGACCTCGGCGGCGCGCTCGGCGGGACCGGCACCGCGCTGATTCCGGACGAGGACGGCAACCAGTACGAGTTCCACGCGCTCGACGACGCCGGGAACCGGGAGCCCGTCGAGTTCCGCGTCGACGACGGCGACGACGTGGACCTGCTGTACGACCGCTGGCACTTCCACAAGGTCGCCGACGGCGTCCCCGACCTCGACTGA
- a CDS encoding creatininase family protein, whose protein sequence is MPETDSDLTTMTWEDAGESLLTADCAVLPTGSVEQHSVHLPVSTDTLRADHLTAELVEAADEHGLEFVRLPTLPYGYSEHHMRFPGTVTLSQDTYKSVLVDVGTSLAEHGAERLLFLNTHGGNEEALALAADRLNRDTDLTAHFVHWTDFARDELEEHFGEGWGHAGDHETSFVELYRPDLVKEGRKEPQTTKEMPETRSYDYFDDVTEQGGLGDPMNSDPEFMETVVEHATDRILESLKRDVESGW, encoded by the coding sequence ATGCCCGAGACCGACTCCGATCTCACCACGATGACCTGGGAGGACGCGGGCGAGTCGCTCCTCACCGCCGACTGCGCCGTCCTCCCGACCGGCAGCGTCGAACAGCACTCGGTCCACCTCCCCGTCTCGACCGACACCCTGCGTGCGGACCACCTCACGGCCGAACTCGTCGAGGCCGCCGACGAGCACGGCCTGGAGTTCGTCCGCCTCCCGACGCTTCCGTACGGCTACTCCGAGCACCACATGCGCTTTCCCGGAACGGTGACGCTCTCGCAGGACACGTACAAGTCGGTCCTCGTGGACGTGGGAACCTCGCTCGCCGAACACGGCGCCGAGCGCCTGCTCTTTCTCAACACCCACGGCGGCAACGAGGAGGCGCTCGCGCTCGCAGCCGACCGGCTCAACCGCGACACCGACCTGACGGCCCACTTCGTCCACTGGACCGACTTCGCCCGCGACGAACTGGAGGAGCACTTCGGCGAGGGCTGGGGTCACGCCGGCGACCACGAGACGTCGTTCGTGGAACTGTACCGGCCGGACCTCGTGAAGGAGGGGAGAAAGGAGCCACAGACCACGAAGGAGATGCCCGAGACGCGCTCGTACGACTACTTCGACGACGTGACCGAGCAGGGCGGGCTGGGCGACCCGATGAACTCCGACCCCGAGTTCATGGAGACGGTCGTCGAACACGCGACCGACCGCATTCTGGAGTCGTTGAAGCGCGACGTCGAGTCCGGCTGGTGA